From the Halichoerus grypus chromosome 3, mHalGry1.hap1.1, whole genome shotgun sequence genome, one window contains:
- the C3H4orf33 gene encoding UPF0462 protein C4orf33 homolog isoform X1, translated as MKNLQMDFKIEHTWDGFPVKHEPVFVRLNPGDGGVMMEVSAPFFNDPPAPLGEPGKPYNELWDYEVVEAFFLNDITEQYLEVELCPHGQHLVLLLSGRRNVWKQELALSYKVSRGETKWEGRAYLPWSYFPPNVTKFNSFAIHGSKDKRNYEALSPVPQHELQQGQKPDFHRLEYFKPFSFNTLLGEEWKQPESELWLIEKPDV; from the exons aatctTCAGATGGATTTTAAAATTGAACACACTTGGGATGGTTTCCCAGTGAAGCATGAACCAGTGTTTGTCAGGCTGAATCCAGGTGATGGAGGAGTGATGATGGAAGTTAGTGCTCCATTTTTCAATGAtcctccagccccacttggagaaCCAGGAAAACCTTACAATGAACTGTGGGATTATGAAG TTGTGGAAGCATTTTTCTTGAATGACATAACTGAACAGTATTTAGAAGTTGAACTTTGTCC TCATGGACAACATTTGGTGCTCTTACTCTCTGGAAGACGAAATGTGTggaaa CAAGAACTTGCTCTGTCATACAAAGTGTCTAGAGGAGAGACAAAATGGGAAGGCAGAGCTTATCTTCCTTGGAGTTATTTTCCACcaaatgtgacaaaattcaaTTCATTTGCAATTCATGGatcaaaagataaaagaaactaCGAAGCTCTTTCCCCCGTACCTCAACATGAACTGCAACAAGGACAAAAACCTGATTt tCATCGTCTGGAATACTTCAAGCCTTTCAGTTTTAATACACTGCTTGGAGAAGAATGGAAACAACCAGAATCAGAGCTGTGGTTAATAGAGAAACCTGATGTATAG
- the C3H4orf33 gene encoding UPF0462 protein C4orf33 homolog isoform X2 → MDFKIEHTWDGFPVKHEPVFVRLNPGDGGVMMEVSAPFFNDPPAPLGEPGKPYNELWDYEVVEAFFLNDITEQYLEVELCPHGQHLVLLLSGRRNVWKQELALSYKVSRGETKWEGRAYLPWSYFPPNVTKFNSFAIHGSKDKRNYEALSPVPQHELQQGQKPDFHRLEYFKPFSFNTLLGEEWKQPESELWLIEKPDV, encoded by the exons ATGGATTTTAAAATTGAACACACTTGGGATGGTTTCCCAGTGAAGCATGAACCAGTGTTTGTCAGGCTGAATCCAGGTGATGGAGGAGTGATGATGGAAGTTAGTGCTCCATTTTTCAATGAtcctccagccccacttggagaaCCAGGAAAACCTTACAATGAACTGTGGGATTATGAAG TTGTGGAAGCATTTTTCTTGAATGACATAACTGAACAGTATTTAGAAGTTGAACTTTGTCC TCATGGACAACATTTGGTGCTCTTACTCTCTGGAAGACGAAATGTGTggaaa CAAGAACTTGCTCTGTCATACAAAGTGTCTAGAGGAGAGACAAAATGGGAAGGCAGAGCTTATCTTCCTTGGAGTTATTTTCCACcaaatgtgacaaaattcaaTTCATTTGCAATTCATGGatcaaaagataaaagaaactaCGAAGCTCTTTCCCCCGTACCTCAACATGAACTGCAACAAGGACAAAAACCTGATTt tCATCGTCTGGAATACTTCAAGCCTTTCAGTTTTAATACACTGCTTGGAGAAGAATGGAAACAACCAGAATCAGAGCTGTGGTTAATAGAGAAACCTGATGTATAG